The following are from one region of the Mesorhizobium sp. B2-8-5 genome:
- a CDS encoding SDR family NAD(P)-dependent oxidoreductase, giving the protein MSRRLEGRTALVTGAATGMGRATAELFGREGARVVAFGHGGKVLEEAAEASGGTAVRGDITDANDIAQAIDACDGRLDIVVNAAGVMILDEPETLSDETWTKSFAVNVTGSMMVCRAALPLLKARGGAIVNIASVGAFNASGQNAAYSASKAALVSYTRSLAFAHGVDGIRANAVAPGWVRTPMSVYEMKVAASANGSTPDEEFKALTNRIALRRVAEPEEIASCCLFLASDEASFVTGAVLVADGGGRAPTQNRAV; this is encoded by the coding sequence ATGAGCCGGCGCCTCGAAGGCCGCACGGCCCTGGTTACCGGCGCCGCCACCGGCATGGGTCGCGCCACCGCCGAGCTGTTCGGGCGAGAGGGCGCCAGGGTCGTCGCCTTCGGGCATGGCGGCAAGGTGCTGGAGGAGGCGGCCGAGGCCAGCGGCGGCACCGCCGTGCGCGGCGACATCACGGATGCCAACGATATCGCTCAGGCCATCGATGCCTGCGACGGACGTCTCGACATCGTCGTCAATGCCGCCGGCGTCATGATCCTCGACGAGCCTGAGACGCTGAGCGACGAGACCTGGACCAAGAGCTTCGCCGTCAACGTCACCGGCTCTATGATGGTCTGCCGCGCCGCGCTGCCGCTGCTCAAGGCGCGCGGCGGCGCGATCGTCAACATCGCCTCGGTCGGAGCCTTCAACGCCAGCGGCCAGAACGCCGCCTATTCGGCGAGCAAGGCGGCGCTCGTCTCCTACACCCGCTCGCTCGCGTTCGCGCACGGCGTCGACGGCATCCGCGCCAATGCGGTGGCGCCCGGCTGGGTGCGCACGCCGATGAGCGTCTACGAGATGAAGGTGGCAGCAAGCGCCAACGGCTCGACTCCCGACGAGGAGTTCAAGGCGCTGACCAACCGCATCGCCCTGCGCCGCGTCGCCGAGCCTGAAGAGATCGCCTCCTGCTGCCTGTTCCTTGCGTCGGACGAAGCGTCCTTCGTCACCGGTGCGGTGCTGGTCGCGGATGGTGGCGGCCGCGCCCCGACACAGAACAGGGCGGTGTGA
- a CDS encoding SDR family oxidoreductase produces MATPFDLTGRVALVTGGGRGIGAAIVTRFAEAGASVVIANRTLDVAEALAAELSARGLPVRAVALPGLDRAALHTLVGNVAREAGRLDTVVHNAGGCPWASVEELDEDKLEEALAINLKACFWLAQAAAPAMRINRFGRILVTSSVSARVAMAGGAHYSAAKAGVNAFIRGAAFEFARDGITVNGVEPGFIAKPGRGTMSKPEVADRLGQFIPMGRLGEADDIAYAMLYLASSQAKYTTGQTIVVDGGSTLPETGYAVERHWGLA; encoded by the coding sequence ATGGCGACCCCGTTCGATCTCACGGGCAGGGTGGCGCTGGTGACCGGCGGCGGGCGCGGCATCGGTGCCGCCATCGTCACGCGCTTTGCCGAGGCCGGCGCCTCGGTGGTCATTGCCAATCGAACGCTCGATGTCGCCGAGGCGCTTGCCGCGGAGCTCTCCGCGCGCGGCCTGCCCGTACGCGCCGTTGCGCTTCCCGGGCTCGACCGCGCCGCGCTTCACACACTTGTCGGCAATGTCGCGCGCGAGGCCGGCCGGCTCGACACCGTCGTCCACAATGCCGGCGGCTGCCCCTGGGCCTCGGTCGAGGAGCTCGACGAGGACAAGCTCGAAGAGGCGCTGGCTATCAACCTGAAAGCCTGTTTCTGGCTGGCACAGGCGGCGGCGCCCGCAATGCGCATCAACCGTTTCGGCCGCATCCTGGTCACCTCGTCGGTTTCGGCGCGCGTTGCCATGGCGGGCGGCGCGCACTATTCGGCAGCCAAGGCCGGCGTCAACGCCTTCATCCGTGGCGCCGCCTTCGAATTCGCGCGCGACGGCATCACCGTCAACGGCGTCGAGCCGGGCTTTATCGCCAAGCCCGGCCGCGGCACGATGAGCAAGCCGGAGGTGGCGGACCGCCTAGGCCAATTCATTCCCATGGGCCGTCTCGGCGAGGCGGACGACATCGCCTACGCGATGCTCTACCTCGCTTCGAGCCAAGCGAAATACACCACGGGCCAGACCATCGTCGTCGACGGCGGCTCGACCCTGCCGGAGACCGGCTACGCTGTCGAACGGCATTGGGGGCTGGCATGA
- a CDS encoding amidohydrolase: MLDRSADLVFTNGRIYTLDRKRPWASAVAVKGGRIVAVGEGADVAALTGATTRVVDLKGAMMMPGIVDVHAHLMMGGQAELFEFRFPPTGSFETLIARVGEAAAKAPEGSWIIGGQWGSDLLPKLNRLEALAALDRVSQGRPVMLRDDTYHNRWINSQALGLAGLSASSPDPEKGSIGRDPATGALTGMMIESAAGIVERTIAQSGHYTEEMDRAAMARSIATLNSYGVTAFLDAAAMQPILAALKGLDDRGELTAWSVSAMPAVEPSFMFGIAGDELIALREQYRGVHAKPDFVKIFLDGVPGARTAAFHEPYTKDPVLGCCFRGSTIVTVPELIRWIGKCEKLGLGVKIHCAGDAAVSQALDAIDVARSFNGPTKLKHHIAHASYIAPDDIARFAELGVVADLSPFLWYPTSFLEGHKQTMGEARALRFWPNKDLLAAGALLAGGSDWPVMPNPDPWDGIEGLVTRRNPSGEFPGASLWPEQAIDIATALEIFTINSARAIGLAETVGSIEIGKSADLIVLDRNVLETPAEDLADTKVLTTWFEGRVVYERA; this comes from the coding sequence ATGCTCGACAGAAGCGCCGACCTGGTTTTCACCAATGGCCGCATCTACACGCTCGACCGCAAGCGGCCCTGGGCCTCGGCCGTCGCCGTCAAGGGCGGCCGCATCGTCGCGGTCGGCGAGGGCGCTGACGTCGCCGCGCTGACAGGCGCTACCACCCGTGTCGTCGACCTCAAGGGCGCGATGATGATGCCTGGCATCGTCGACGTGCATGCGCATCTGATGATGGGAGGCCAAGCCGAGCTTTTCGAGTTCCGCTTCCCGCCGACGGGGAGCTTCGAGACGCTGATCGCGCGCGTCGGCGAGGCGGCGGCCAAGGCGCCGGAAGGCTCCTGGATCATCGGCGGACAATGGGGCAGCGATCTGTTGCCGAAGCTCAACAGGCTGGAGGCGCTGGCGGCGCTCGACCGGGTGAGCCAGGGCCGGCCGGTGATGCTGCGTGACGACACCTATCACAACCGCTGGATCAACTCGCAAGCGCTTGGCTTGGCTGGCCTTTCCGCGTCGTCGCCCGATCCGGAGAAGGGCTCCATCGGCCGCGATCCGGCCACCGGCGCGCTGACCGGCATGATGATCGAATCCGCCGCCGGCATCGTCGAGCGCACCATCGCGCAATCCGGCCACTACACCGAGGAAATGGACCGCGCCGCGATGGCACGCTCGATCGCGACGCTCAACTCCTACGGCGTCACAGCATTTCTCGACGCCGCCGCCATGCAGCCGATCCTCGCGGCGCTGAAAGGCCTCGACGATCGCGGCGAGCTGACCGCCTGGTCGGTGTCGGCCATGCCGGCCGTCGAGCCCTCCTTCATGTTCGGCATTGCCGGCGACGAGCTGATCGCCCTGCGCGAGCAATATCGCGGCGTTCACGCGAAGCCGGATTTCGTCAAGATATTCCTCGATGGTGTGCCGGGTGCGCGCACCGCCGCTTTCCACGAGCCCTACACCAAGGACCCGGTGCTGGGCTGCTGCTTCCGCGGCTCGACCATCGTCACCGTGCCGGAGCTGATCCGCTGGATCGGCAAATGCGAGAAACTCGGGCTCGGGGTAAAGATCCACTGCGCCGGCGATGCCGCCGTCAGCCAGGCGCTCGACGCGATCGACGTCGCGCGCTCCTTCAATGGGCCGACCAAGCTGAAGCATCACATCGCGCATGCGAGCTACATCGCGCCGGACGATATCGCCCGCTTCGCCGAGCTCGGCGTTGTCGCCGATCTCTCGCCTTTCCTGTGGTATCCGACCAGCTTCCTCGAAGGCCACAAGCAGACCATGGGCGAGGCGCGGGCACTGCGCTTCTGGCCGAACAAGGACCTGCTTGCCGCCGGCGCGCTGCTGGCCGGCGGTTCCGACTGGCCGGTGATGCCTAACCCCGATCCGTGGGACGGCATCGAAGGCCTGGTGACGCGCCGCAACCCGAGCGGCGAATTTCCGGGCGCGTCGCTTTGGCCGGAGCAGGCGATCGATATCGCTACCGCGCTCGAAATCTTCACCATCAATTCGGCCCGCGCCATCGGTCTCGCCGAGACCGTCGGCTCGATCGAGATCGGCAAATCGGCCGATCTCATCGTGCTCGACCGCAACGTGCTGGAGACGCCGGCCGAGGACCTCGCCGACACAAAAGTGCTGACGACCTGGTTCGAGGGGAGGGTGGTCTATGAGCGCGCCTGA
- a CDS encoding dihydrodipicolinate synthase family protein translates to MTANVFSGCMPALMTPCTNDRLPDFDALVRKGRELIAAGMSAVVYCGSMGDWPLLTDAQRMEGVERLVKAGVPVIVGTGAVNTASAVAHAAHAQKVGARGLMVIPRVLSRGPSVTAQRHHFKAILAAAPDLPAVIYNSPYYGFATRADLFFALRAEHSNLVGFKEFGGPSDLRYAAENITSRDDEVALMIGVDTAVFHGFVNCGASGAITGIGNVLPKEVLHLVGLSQAAAKGDAEARRLAQELDAALAVLSSFDEGPDLVLYFKHMMVLKGGPEYRLHFNETDALSDSQRGYAEQQLKLFDTWYAQWSRQPVMARYAA, encoded by the coding sequence ATGACCGCCAATGTTTTTTCCGGCTGCATGCCGGCGCTGATGACGCCTTGCACCAATGACCGCCTTCCCGACTTCGACGCGCTGGTGCGCAAGGGGCGCGAGCTGATCGCCGCCGGCATGTCGGCGGTAGTCTATTGCGGCTCCATGGGCGACTGGCCGCTCTTGACCGACGCGCAGCGCATGGAAGGCGTCGAGCGCCTGGTCAAGGCGGGCGTTCCGGTGATCGTCGGCACCGGCGCGGTCAACACCGCCAGCGCCGTGGCCCATGCCGCCCACGCGCAAAAGGTCGGCGCGCGGGGCCTGATGGTGATCCCGCGCGTTCTGTCGCGCGGGCCATCGGTGACGGCGCAGCGTCACCACTTCAAGGCAATCCTTGCCGCTGCCCCCGACCTGCCGGCCGTCATCTACAACAGCCCCTATTACGGCTTTGCCACGCGCGCCGATCTGTTCTTCGCGTTGCGCGCCGAGCATTCGAACCTTGTCGGCTTCAAGGAGTTCGGCGGGCCGTCGGATCTGCGCTACGCGGCGGAAAACATCACCAGCCGGGACGATGAGGTTGCGCTGATGATCGGCGTCGACACCGCCGTCTTCCACGGTTTCGTCAATTGCGGCGCGTCCGGCGCCATCACCGGCATCGGCAATGTCCTGCCCAAGGAAGTGCTGCATCTCGTCGGCCTCAGCCAGGCGGCGGCCAAGGGCGATGCCGAAGCGCGCCGGCTGGCGCAGGAACTGGACGCGGCGTTGGCCGTGCTATCCTCTTTCGACGAGGGACCGGACCTTGTGCTCTATTTCAAGCACATGATGGTGCTGAAGGGTGGCCCCGAATACAGGCTGCACTTCAACGAGACGGATGCGCTGAGCGACAGCCAGCGCGGCTATGCCGAGCAGCAGCTCAAGCTGTTCGACACCTGGTACGCGCAGTGGTCGAGGCAGCCGGTGATGGCGAGATACGCGGCCTGA
- a CDS encoding transaminase — protein MTVASKTALQSATIEDLLDREQARFLDTHPRSAAAWEEGKTHFLYGGPSHWMRRWAGGFPVYAASARGAHITDIDAHDYVDFALGDTGGMCGHAPEAVTRAAIHQLQNGTTMMLPTEDSLWVGAELTRRFGLPYWTLTTSATDANRGAIRIARMITGRPKVLVFSGCYHGGVEEAHVEIRDGKIGMRNMIHPNGVDHSAVSRVVEFNDVAALEEALSHGDVACVLTEPLMTNFGMIPVAEGFHTALREMTRRTGTVLIIDETHTISSGPGGYTALHGLEPDMLVAGKAIAGGIPAGIFGVSREIAERLWKIVPMVNPRVRQSAHLGIGGTLAGNALTVATMRAVLEEVLTPANFERMIANATRLAEAASKIIAVNKLPWHVTQTGARAEIMFMPNPPRSGADVIAGRRGDLETLLNAFYMNEGILVTPFHTMFLMCPATSPADIDRHTEVFGRFVDLVRGSGVV, from the coding sequence GTGACGGTCGCCAGCAAGACCGCTTTGCAATCAGCAACGATCGAAGACCTGCTCGACCGCGAGCAGGCGCGGTTCCTCGACACGCATCCGCGCTCGGCGGCGGCCTGGGAAGAGGGCAAGACGCATTTCCTCTATGGCGGGCCGTCGCACTGGATGCGTCGCTGGGCCGGCGGTTTCCCGGTCTATGCCGCCTCGGCCCGTGGCGCGCATATCACCGACATCGACGCCCACGACTATGTCGACTTCGCGCTTGGCGACACCGGCGGCATGTGCGGCCATGCGCCCGAAGCGGTGACGCGCGCGGCAATCCACCAATTGCAGAACGGCACGACGATGATGCTGCCCACCGAGGACAGCCTCTGGGTCGGCGCCGAGCTCACACGCCGTTTCGGCCTGCCTTACTGGACGCTGACAACCTCGGCCACCGACGCCAACCGCGGCGCCATCCGCATCGCGCGCATGATCACCGGGCGCCCGAAAGTGCTGGTCTTCTCCGGCTGCTATCATGGCGGCGTCGAGGAGGCGCATGTCGAGATCCGTGACGGCAAGATCGGCATGCGCAACATGATCCATCCGAACGGCGTCGATCATTCAGCCGTCTCCAGGGTGGTCGAGTTCAATGACGTCGCGGCGCTCGAAGAAGCGCTGTCGCATGGCGACGTCGCCTGCGTGCTGACCGAGCCGCTGATGACCAATTTCGGCATGATCCCGGTCGCCGAGGGTTTTCACACCGCACTGCGCGAGATGACGCGCCGCACCGGCACGGTGCTGATCATCGACGAGACGCACACCATCTCCAGCGGGCCTGGCGGCTACACCGCGCTGCATGGGCTGGAGCCGGACATGCTGGTGGCCGGCAAGGCGATCGCCGGCGGCATTCCGGCCGGCATCTTCGGCGTCTCGCGGGAGATTGCCGAGCGGCTTTGGAAGATCGTGCCGATGGTCAACCCGCGCGTGCGCCAGTCGGCGCATCTCGGCATCGGCGGTACGCTGGCCGGCAACGCGCTCACCGTCGCCACCATGCGCGCGGTGCTGGAAGAAGTGCTCACGCCGGCCAATTTCGAGCGGATGATCGCCAACGCCACGCGCCTTGCCGAAGCCGCGAGCAAAATCATCGCCGTGAACAAATTGCCCTGGCACGTGACGCAGACCGGCGCCCGCGCCGAGATCATGTTCATGCCGAACCCGCCGCGCAGCGGCGCCGACGTCATCGCCGGCCGACGCGGCGACCTCGAGACGCTGCTGAATGCCTTCTATATGAACGAAGGCATACTGGTGACGCCCTTCCACACCATGTTCCTGATGTGCCCGGCGACGTCACCGGCCGATATCGACCGCCATACGGAAGTCTTCGGCCGTTTCGTCGATCTCGTCCGTGGCTCGGGCGTCGTCTGA
- a CDS encoding acyl-[ACP]--phospholipid O-acyltransferase, with translation MNTHLMMSRRFAPLFWTQFLSAFNDNFLKNTLVFLILFTLAKDQAASLVTLAGAVFMAPFLLLSALGGEIADRFDKALIARRLKFTEIAAAAVAVVGIALSSIPVLMTALLMFGIISALFGPIKYGILPDHLERKELPKANAWIESATFAAILGGTIAGGVVSADGIGVAVFGPIMMALAVGCWLVSRYIPATGSAAPNLTIDKNIFRSTWRQVAELRTDTRIWRAGLMTSWFWLVGAIVLSILPALIKDSLGGNEIAVTAYLAVFAVSIAIGSAIAAWMSQGRMVLLPAPVGTALLALFGLHLAWTIGSMQPSPKAETLAAFFAGPNTIRVAIDLAGMAIAAAFLVVPTFAAVQAWSPEARRARVVAAVSIVNAGFMTVGGILVAAIQAAGVSIAGILFGLVVANAIAAWLMLKYLPTNPFRDFVSILFRAFLRLEVEGIENLKAAGKAPILALNHVSFLDGPLALTLTDEEPVFAIDYTIAQAWWMRPFMKLARALPLNPAKPMSTRTLIKIVQGGDPLVIFPEGRITVTGGLMKVYDGAAMVADKTGSMVVPVRIEGLEKSYFSRLSSQHVRRRLFPKVKVTILEPVKLEVPQELKGRQRRAAAGSALYQVMSDLVFRTQDIDKTVLEKIIETANERGMKELAVQDPVTGSLSYGKLLTAAAVLGEKFEHLYAGQQTLGIMLPNANGACAALLGVMSAGKVPAMINFTAGAANILSACKAAEVRTVLTSRAFVEQAKLGPMVEEIGRSVDIVWLDDLRATIGLKDKLLGLLRKATPRVARKADDPAAILFTSGSEGTPKGVVLTHRNILANAAQAASRIDFHSGDKVFSVLPIFHSFGMTAGTVLPLISGVPVYFYPSPLHYRIVPELIYASNATIIFGTDTFLSGYARTAHPYDFRSVRYCFAGAEPVKAATRQTYMEKFGLRILEGYGVTETAPVIAINTPMYNKSGSVGKIMPGMEYRLEPVPGVDEGGRLFVRGPNVMAGYLRAENPGVIEPLADGWHDTGDVVTVDDAGFISIRGRAKRFAKIAGEMVSLAAIEALAGELWKGSLSAVATVPDARKGEKLILITEAPKATRADFLAFAKANGAMDLMVPAEVRVVPKVPVLGSGKLDFAGVTRMVRGAEELKVKAA, from the coding sequence ATGAACACCCATCTGATGATGTCGCGGCGCTTCGCGCCTCTCTTCTGGACGCAATTCCTCTCGGCCTTCAACGACAATTTCCTGAAGAACACGCTGGTGTTCCTCATTCTCTTCACGCTGGCGAAGGATCAGGCCGCGTCGCTGGTGACGCTGGCCGGCGCCGTGTTCATGGCGCCCTTCCTGCTGCTTTCGGCGCTGGGCGGCGAGATCGCCGACCGCTTCGACAAGGCGCTGATCGCGCGCCGCCTGAAATTCACCGAGATCGCCGCGGCCGCCGTCGCCGTCGTCGGCATCGCGCTGTCCTCGATCCCGGTGCTGATGACGGCACTCTTGATGTTCGGCATCATCTCGGCGCTGTTCGGGCCGATCAAATACGGCATCCTGCCGGATCACCTGGAGCGCAAGGAACTGCCCAAGGCCAACGCCTGGATCGAGTCGGCGACCTTCGCCGCGATCCTGGGCGGCACCATCGCCGGCGGCGTCGTCTCCGCCGACGGCATTGGGGTCGCGGTGTTCGGGCCGATCATGATGGCTTTGGCCGTCGGCTGCTGGCTGGTCAGCCGCTACATCCCCGCCACCGGTTCGGCCGCACCCAACCTCACCATCGACAAGAACATCTTCCGCTCGACCTGGCGGCAGGTCGCGGAACTGCGCACCGACACGCGCATCTGGCGCGCCGGCCTGATGACCTCGTGGTTCTGGCTGGTCGGCGCGATCGTGCTTTCGATCCTGCCGGCGCTGATCAAGGATTCGCTCGGCGGCAACGAAATCGCCGTCACTGCCTATCTCGCCGTGTTCGCCGTCTCGATCGCCATCGGCTCGGCCATCGCCGCCTGGATGTCGCAAGGGCGCATGGTGCTGCTGCCGGCGCCGGTCGGTACCGCGCTGCTAGCGCTGTTCGGCCTGCATCTGGCCTGGACCATCGGCAGCATGCAGCCCTCGCCCAAGGCCGAGACGCTTGCCGCCTTCTTCGCCGGCCCCAACACCATCCGCGTCGCCATCGACCTCGCCGGCATGGCGATTGCGGCTGCCTTCCTGGTGGTGCCGACCTTCGCCGCCGTGCAGGCCTGGTCGCCCGAGGCACGCCGCGCCCGTGTCGTCGCGGCGGTCAGCATCGTCAATGCCGGCTTCATGACCGTCGGCGGCATCCTCGTCGCGGCCATTCAGGCCGCTGGCGTCTCCATCGCGGGTATCCTGTTCGGCCTCGTCGTCGCCAATGCCATCGCCGCCTGGCTGATGCTGAAATACCTGCCGACCAATCCGTTCCGCGACTTCGTGTCGATCCTGTTTCGCGCCTTCCTGCGTCTGGAGGTGGAGGGCATCGAGAACCTCAAGGCGGCCGGCAAGGCGCCGATCCTGGCGCTCAACCATGTCAGCTTCCTCGACGGCCCGCTGGCGCTGACGCTGACCGACGAGGAGCCGGTCTTCGCCATCGACTACACGATCGCGCAGGCCTGGTGGATGAGGCCGTTCATGAAGCTTGCCCGCGCGCTGCCGCTCAATCCGGCGAAGCCGATGTCGACCCGCACCCTTATCAAGATCGTGCAGGGCGGCGATCCGTTGGTCATCTTTCCCGAGGGACGCATCACCGTCACCGGCGGCCTGATGAAGGTCTATGACGGCGCCGCCATGGTCGCCGACAAGACCGGCTCGATGGTGGTGCCGGTGCGCATCGAGGGGCTGGAGAAGAGCTACTTCTCGCGGCTCTCCTCGCAACATGTGCGCCGCCGCCTGTTCCCGAAGGTCAAGGTGACCATCCTGGAGCCGGTGAAGCTCGAAGTCCCGCAGGAATTGAAGGGCCGCCAGCGGCGCGCCGCGGCGGGCTCCGCGCTCTACCAGGTGATGTCGGACCTGGTCTTCCGCACCCAGGACATCGACAAGACCGTTCTGGAGAAGATCATCGAGACGGCCAACGAGCGCGGCATGAAAGAACTCGCCGTGCAGGATCCGGTCACCGGTTCGCTGAGTTATGGCAAGCTGCTCACCGCCGCCGCCGTGCTCGGCGAGAAGTTCGAGCATCTCTATGCCGGACAGCAGACGCTGGGCATCATGCTGCCCAACGCCAACGGCGCCTGCGCAGCACTGCTCGGCGTCATGTCGGCCGGCAAGGTTCCGGCGATGATCAACTTCACCGCGGGTGCCGCGAACATCCTGTCGGCCTGCAAGGCGGCCGAGGTGCGCACCGTGCTCACCTCCCGCGCCTTCGTCGAACAGGCAAAGCTCGGGCCGATGGTCGAGGAGATCGGCCGCTCGGTCGACATCGTCTGGCTCGACGATCTGCGGGCCACGATCGGTCTCAAGGACAAGCTGCTCGGCCTGTTGCGCAAGGCGACGCCGCGGGTGGCGCGCAAAGCGGACGATCCGGCGGCGATCCTGTTCACCTCGGGCTCGGAAGGCACGCCGAAGGGCGTGGTGCTCACCCATCGCAACATCCTGGCCAATGCCGCCCAGGCCGCCTCGCGCATCGACTTCCATTCGGGCGACAAGGTGTTCAGCGTGCTGCCGATCTTCCACTCCTTCGGCATGACGGCGGGCACGGTGCTGCCGCTGATCTCCGGCGTGCCGGTCTATTTCTACCCCTCGCCGCTGCACTACCGCATCGTGCCGGAGCTGATCTATGCCTCGAACGCGACGATCATCTTCGGCACCGACACCTTCCTGTCCGGCTATGCCCGCACGGCACACCCCTACGACTTCCGTTCGGTGCGCTACTGCTTCGCCGGCGCCGAGCCGGTGAAGGCCGCGACGCGCCAGACCTATATGGAGAAGTTCGGCCTGCGTATCCTGGAAGGCTACGGCGTGACCGAAACCGCGCCGGTGATCGCCATCAACACGCCGATGTACAACAAGTCGGGCAGCGTCGGCAAAATCATGCCCGGCATGGAGTACCGCCTCGAGCCGGTGCCCGGCGTCGACGAAGGCGGCCGGCTGTTCGTGCGCGGCCCGAACGTCATGGCCGGCTACCTGCGCGCCGAGAACCCCGGCGTGATCGAACCGCTGGCCGACGGCTGGCACGACACCGGCGACGTCGTCACCGTCGACGATGCGGGCTTCATCTCGATCCGCGGCCGCGCCAAGCGCTTCGCCAAGATCGCCGGCGAAATGGTCTCTCTTGCCGCGATCGAGGCGCTGGCGGGGGAACTCTGGAAAGGCTCGCTGTCGGCCGTCGCCACGGTGCCGGACGCTCGCAAGGGCGAAAAGCTGATCCTCATCACCGAGGCGCCGAAAGCCACCCGCGCGGACTTCCTCGCCTTCGCCAAGGCAAACGGCGCCATGGACCTTATGGTGCCGGCCGAAGTGCGCGTCGTGCCCAAGGTGCCGGTGCTCGGCTCCGGCAAGCTCGACTTCGCCGGGGTGACCAGGATGGTGCGCGGCGCGGAAGAGCTGAAGGTCAAGGCCGCCTGA
- a CDS encoding IclR family transcriptional regulator: MSTVGKAVSLLELFTLHEPEIGLSDLARRAGLDKATARRLLMALAAHRLIEQEPRSRRYRLGAGLSRLARIRDAHFPFVRLAAPVIRELSLETGETVHLSEFSAGALLTLHVELSAKANRVNVDVGQVLPLHGTASGIAFLAASRLEAVGAYLEKPLQAFTSFTMTQPDDLVKAIALAALRGYSRSAQGYEEGVHSIGAAIRGADGQPIGTLAVASPVSRVDDATAAGQGEAAVRAARLISARLTGEA, translated from the coding sequence ATGAGCACGGTGGGCAAGGCGGTGTCGCTGCTGGAGCTGTTCACGCTACACGAACCGGAGATCGGCCTCTCCGACCTCGCGCGCCGCGCCGGCCTCGATAAGGCCACCGCCAGGCGGCTTCTGATGGCGCTTGCCGCGCACCGGCTGATCGAGCAGGAGCCGCGCAGCCGCCGCTACCGGTTGGGCGCCGGCCTGTCGCGGCTGGCGCGCATCCGCGACGCGCATTTCCCCTTCGTGCGGCTGGCCGCGCCAGTCATCCGCGAGCTGTCGCTCGAAACCGGCGAGACGGTGCATCTGTCCGAGTTCAGCGCCGGCGCGCTGCTTACGCTGCATGTCGAACTGTCGGCCAAGGCCAACCGCGTCAATGTCGATGTCGGCCAGGTGCTGCCGCTGCACGGCACGGCCTCGGGCATCGCGTTCCTCGCCGCCTCACGCCTAGAAGCGGTCGGCGCCTATCTGGAAAAACCGCTGCAGGCCTTCACTTCGTTCACGATGACGCAGCCGGACGACTTGGTGAAAGCCATCGCGCTTGCCGCTTTACGTGGCTATTCGCGCAGCGCCCAAGGCTATGAGGAAGGCGTGCACAGCATAGGCGCGGCCATCCGCGGCGCCGACGGCCAGCCGATCGGCACGCTGGCCGTGGCCTCGCCCGTCTCGCGCGTCGACGATGCGACAGCGGCCGGACAAGGCGAAGCTGCAGTCAGGGCAGCCAGGCTGATCTCGGCGCGGCTGACCGGCGAGGCGTGA